Proteins encoded in a region of the Rutidosis leptorrhynchoides isolate AG116_Rl617_1_P2 chromosome 9, CSIRO_AGI_Rlap_v1, whole genome shotgun sequence genome:
- the LOC139867598 gene encoding probable protein phosphatase 2C 33: MGSCLSGESRSPNPSSPTTPSYGSKKRKSLKKKTSRSSSFNTQREDRLHRIPGRMFLNGSSEVASLFTQQGKKGTNQDAMIVWENFWSRTDTVFCGVFDGHGPYGHMVAKRVRDSLPLRLSEKWDVNIKGSSDVLRELTLNEETPFGSEAFLDLEISKNPEKLQALKDSFLKAFKVMDRELRMYANIDCFCSGTTAVTLIKQGQDLIIGNVGDSRAILCTRDKSNSLIPVQLTVDLKPNLPAEAERIRKCKGRVFALQDEPDVTRVWLPNNDSPGLAMARAFGDFCLKDFGLISVPDIFYRHLTENDMFVVLATDGIWDVLTNKDVVDIVASAETRSSAARAVVDSAVRAWKYRYPTSKVDDCAVVCLFLTPHTDTISTASATDLTISIEKNEPVSLKPSETVRAADGFPGDITDADDDLADDNLNDDPTVNMEEGGIDWSALEGVSRVNTMLTLPRFVPEEVEKQTGGPKKTN, translated from the exons ATGGGGTCCTGCTTATCAGGTGAAAGCAGGAGCCCTAATCCGAGCTCCCCAACAACACCTAGTTATGGGAGTAAGAAAAGGAAAAGTTTGAAGAAGAAGACGTCTAGAAGCTCTTCGTTTAATACGCAGAGAGAAGATCGTCTTCATAGGATTCCGGGAAGGATGTTTTTAAATGGTTCGAGCGAAGTTGCTTCGCTTTTTACGCAACAAGGGAAAAAGGGTACTAATCAAGATGCCATGATTGTTTGGGAG AACTTCTGGTCAAGAACAGACACCGTCTTCTGTGGTGTGTTCGACGGTCATGGTCCCTACGGTCACATGGTTGCTAAAAGAGTTAGAGATTCGCTCCCGTTAAGGCTCAGTGAAAAATGGGATGTAAATATAAAGGGTAGTAGCGATGTCCTTCGGGAACTCACTCTTAATGAAGAAACACCCTTCGGTTCTGAGGCCTTTTTAGACCTCGAGATCAGTAAAAATCCCGAAAAATTACAGGCACTAAAGGACTCGTTTTTAAAGGCTTTTAAAGTCATGGACAGGGAATTAAGGATGTATGCTAATATCGACTGTTTTTGCAGCGGAACAACAGCAGTAACCTTGATTAAACAG GGTCAGGATCTTATAATCGGAAATGTTGGGGACTCGAGAGCTATATTGTGCACAAGAGATAAAAGCAATTCTCTTATTCCTGTTCAGTTGACTGTGGATCTTAAACCAAATCTTCCAG CTGAAGCAGAGCGGATTCGTAAATGCAAAGGGCGTGTTTTCGCCCTTCAAGATGAACCCGATGTCACTAGAGTTTGGCTACCTAATAATGACTCTCCCGGTTTAGCTATGGCTCGTGCTTTCGGGGACTTTTGTCTTAAGGATTTTGGTCTCATCTCTGTCCCAGACATCTTTTATCGACATTTAACCGAAAACGACATGTTCGTCGTTTTAGCAACTGACGGG ATTTGGGATGTGCTCACAAACAAAGACGTGGTGGACATCGTAGCCTCAGCCGAAACACGTTCTAGTGCGGCTCGAGCCGTAGTTGATTCCGCAGTACGTGCGTGGAAGTACAGGTACCCAACTTCTAAAGTCGATGACTGTGCAGTCGTTTGTCTTTTTCTCACCCCGCACACAGACACTATATCTACCGCTTCCGCCACTGATTTGACCATTTCCATTGAAAAAAACGAGCCGGTTTCCTTAAAACCTAGTGAGACTGTCCGAGCTGCTGACGGGTTTCCGGGGGACATAACCGATGCAGACGATGACTTGGCGGATGACAACCTAAACGATGATCCAACAGTTAATATGGAAGAAGGTGGAATTGACTGGTCTGCCCTTGAAGGCGTATCTCGTGTCAATACGATGTTGACTTTGCCTAGGTTCGTGCCCGAGGAGGTAGAGAAACAAACAGGCGGACCGAAAAAGACTAATTGA